The segment TGAAATTAGAAATTGTTTTGTTATAATAGTTATTAAATTAATTTGTAAAGTAGATTAAATAAATTGCGAATATTTTATAAAATAAAAATTAAATAAAAATATAAAAATCAAATTAATAATCTCTTAAGTAACTCTAAAAATAGTAGGGCTTTTTAGAATTTTAGATTGGAGGCAGGTATGAATAAAGTATTAATTGTTGAGGATGATACAGAAATAAATAAAATGGTGCATACTTTATTAAAAAAATAAATATGAAGTTAAAGGAGCATATTCGGGTACAGAAGCTCTTTTAATTTTAGAAAAAGAAAATTGTGACCTTATACTGTTAGATCTTATGCTTCCAGGATTAAGTGGCGAAGATATATTAAGTGAAGTTAGAAGTAAAATGCAAATTCCAATTATATGTGTATTTGCTAAAGATAATATGGATACTAAACTTGATTTGATAAGGCGTGGGGCAGATGATTACATAACAAAACCTTTTAATAATGAAGAGTTAATTGTAAGAATTGGTGCTGTTCTTAGAAGAACTAATATAATATCCAACACTAATGACATGAAGGAAATAAAATTTAAAGATTTGGTTTTAGATAGTGAAAATCATATTGTCACAATAAATAATGAGCCAATTGAGCTTACAGTAAAAGAATATTCTATATTAGAACTACTAATAAAAAATCCTAAAAAAGTCTTTACAAAACAAAATATCTTTGAAAGTGTTTGGTCGGAAGAATATTTTGTAGATGAAAGGGCAGTTACAGTTCATGTTAGTAATCTGAGAAACAAATTAAATAAGGGAGATAAGTACATAAAAACAGTTTGGGGTATAGGGTATAAGATGCAGGATAACTAAGAAAACTATCTTGATACTTTCTAAATACTATTTTGATACCTTTCTTATATTATTTTATTATGGATTTAATTAATAATTAAATTTTTGAAAGTTGAGGTAAAAAGTATGAGTTTGGTGTTAAAAACTAATTGTTTAACCAAAAAATTTGGAAAACAAATTGCTGTAAATGAAGTTAATATGAATATTGAAAAGGGTGATATTTACGGCTTTATAGGAAAAAACGGTGCCGGTAAAACAACACTTATGAAAATGGTATGTGGTTTAATTAGTAAAAGCAAAGGTGAAATAAAGCTTTTTGAAAGTAACGATGTAGAAAAAGAAAGAAAAAGAATTGGCTGTGTAATCGAAGAACCAGCTATATATGAAGGAATGACAGCTAGACAGAATCTAATTTATTATAATAAATTACTTGGGATTCCTGATAACAGTAATATTGAGCCTTTACTTAAAAGTGTAGGTTTAGGGGATACAGGTAAAAAGAAAGCTAAGCAGTTCTCACTTGGTATGAAACAAAGACTATCAATTGCAGTGGCACTACTTGGAAATCCTGATTTTCTTATATTAGATGAACCT is part of the Haloimpatiens sp. FM7315 genome and harbors:
- a CDS encoding ABC transporter ATP-binding protein translates to MSLVLKTNCLTKKFGKQIAVNEVNMNIEKGDIYGFIGKNGAGKTTLMKMVCGLISKSKGEIKLFESNDVEKERKRIGCVIEEPAIYEGMTARQNLIYYNKLLGIPDNSNIEPLLKSVGLGDTGKKKAKQFSLGMKQRLSIAVALLGNPDFLILDEPINGLDPSGIREIRELIIKLNVENKITVLISSHILGEISKIATKYGIVDKGVLVDEFTAEELKNRCKRCLPIKTKDVEKAAYIIKNNIKSEDFEVLDSGEICVYDLLDKSAEINVELIKNNIIVTSISTKDKDAEEYFVKMMGGN